The DNA region CGGCACGTGGCCGAACCATCTCCTGGCCTGGCTGCGCGCGATGAGCCTGCTGGACGCGGAAGGCGCGGCGAGTCCGTGAATCCCGCGGCATAGGGCTGCGGTGCGGAGCGTCGGGCGCCGGCTCGAATAATACGTCGCTGGCGGGTGTTTCCTGTTGCAGAGGGCGCGATTAGGTGTTGCGCCTCTTGTGTAGACGTCTGCAAGGAAGACTCCATGTTGTCGCGTGGCATCCTGGTCGCGGCGGTGTTAGTGTTCCTGAACGGTCTGGGAAGCGGTTGCGGCGGTCCCGCGCTGGGCCAGGCGAAACCGGAGACGCCCCAGCCCGGCGGCGATACCTCGCGGGTGAGGGAGGATGTGAAAATGGAGAAAGCGACGTTTGGGGCCGGATGCTTCTGGGGGGTGGAAGCGGCGTTCCGGCGCATCGAGGGAGTAGTTGCGACCTCGGTGGGTTATATGGGCGGTACAGTCGAAAACCCGACTTACGAAGTGGTGTGCAGCCACAAAAGCGGCCACGCGGAGGTGGTCGAGATCGTTTACGATCCCGAGCGCGTGTCTTATGAAGACCTGCTCACGGTGTTTTGGAACTGCCACGACCCGACGCAGAAGGACCGGCAGGGACCCGACATCGGCGCCCAGTACCGGTCCGTGATCTTCTTCCACACGCCAGAACAGGAGGCCGCGGCGCTTGCCTCGCGGGACGCGCTGGAGAAGTCCGGCCGGTACTCCCGCGCGATTGCCACGGAAATCGAGCCTGCGGCGGCCTTCTGGCGCGCTGAGGAATATCACCAGCAATACCTGGAAAAGCGCGGCCTTGCCGAATGCCACTGAGCACGGCCGGGCCGGCCTCTTGAACGCAGCGATGCGCGAGTAGACTCTCGTGCTTGATGCCCGGTCGTCCATAGGGCCTCTCCACTGACGCCTCGACCCTCGCCCGGCTTTTCTCCATTGCGGGCGGTAGTGTACTCTCTCCGCGAGACGTAGTACCGGGAGGCCAAGCGATGGATTTCAGTATTTCTGAACGTATGCAGAAGGTAATCCGCGGTGTCCGGGCCTTTGTCGACGAAGAACTGATTCCGCTCGAACGCGAGTACCTGACCACGGGCTTCGGCGAGATTAAGGCGCTGTTGCGTGAGAAACGCGTCAAGGTCAAGCAACTGGGATTGTGGCTTCCGCAAATTGACCGCGAATACGGCGGCATGGGGCTGAGCACGCTCGAACACGGGCTTGTGAGCGCGGAACTGGGCCGTTCGCCGCTGGGACACTACACGTTCAACTGCCAAGCCCCCGATGCGGGCAACATGGAGATACTGATCAAGTACGGGACCGAGGAGCAGAAGGAGCGGTATCTCAAGCCGCTGCTTGCAGGCGATATCCGGAGCTGTTTCTCGATGACCGAGCCCGATTACCCGGGGTCGAATCCCGTCTGGATGGGCACCACGGCGATTCGCGACGGTGATTCGTGGGTGGTCAACGGGACCAAATGGTTCAGCACGGGCGCGGACGGTTCTTCTTTCGCGATCGTGATGGCGATTACGAACCCGGATGCGCCGCGCCATTTCCGGGCGAGCCAGATTCTCGTGCCTATCGACACGCCCGGCGTCACCATCGAGGAAAACACGCCCTCGATGGGCACGCGCGGCGAAGACTGGGCGAGCCATTCACGCATCCGCTATGAGGACGTGCGCGTGCCGCTCGATAATCTGCTCGGTCCCGAAGGCGCGGGGTTCCTCATCGCGCAGGACCGGCTCGGGCCGGGGCGCATTCACCATTGCATGCGCTGGATTGGCATCTGCGAGCGGAGTTTCGAACTGATGTGCCGTTACGCGCTCAAACGGCACGTCACCCCGGACCACACGCTCGCCGACCAGCAGATCGTCCGCGCATGGATAGCGGAAAGCCGCGCCGAGATCAACGCGGCCCGTCTGGCGGTGCTGCACGCCGCCGCGTGCATCGACCAGCATGGCGCGAAGGAAGCGCGCGTCGAGATATCGCTCATCAAGTTCCACACCGCGGGCGTCCTGATGCGCGTCATCGACCGCGCGATACAGGTGCATGGCGGCCTCGGCACGACGGATTACACGCCGCTGGCGCTGTTTTTCCGCAACGAGCGGGCCGGGCGCATCTACGATGGCCCCGATGAGGTGCACAAACTGCACGCGGCCAAGCATATCCTTGCGCAGTTCGCTGAGGCGGATGTGTGAACGCCGTCCACCGCATAATCGGTGAGGCGTGCGCGGGAGCACGGGAATGAGACGGTTGATCCAGGTGGGTCCGGGAGGCGTGGGCCGTGTCTGGACGGACGCCGTGGCCGCGTCGTCCGCCTGGGAAATCGTTGCCTGCGTGGACACGAACGAGGCCAATCCGAGGGCCGCCGCGGCGCGGCCCGCCATGCCGCGCGCGTGTTGTTTTACGAGGCTCACGAAGGCGCTGGGCGCTGTTGAGGCGGATGCGCTGCTGCTCGACGTAACGCCGCGGCAATTCCGGCGGCAGACCTGTCTCCAGGCATTCAGGCGGGGCTTGCATGTCCTGTGCGAGAAGCCGCCGGCCCCGACGGTCGCGGCCGCGCGCGCGCTGGCCACGCAGTCCGTGCCCGAAACCAGCGGGTGCGGTAATCTGAACAACCTTGCCGCCACGCGGGCCATGGTTCGCGCCGCGAAAGAAAGCCGCTGTGTCGCGGCACGCGAGCTGCTCGCGTGACGTTCCTTGCCGCAACACCGTCGCGATATGCGCTGCTGCCGGCGCTGGTGACCGCGGCGGTGTTCTTATTCGCGGCGCCCGTGTATTGGCGTGCCGTCGAGCGGCCGGAGGATGGCGCGGTCAAGGCGCTCGAAAACGCGGGGCTGTATCAGCGCGTATACCCTGAGTTTCATTACGGTTTCGGACGTTTGCGC from Candidatus Hydrogenedentota bacterium includes:
- the msrA gene encoding peptide-methionine (S)-S-oxide reductase MsrA, which produces MREDVKMEKATFGAGCFWGVEAAFRRIEGVVATSVGYMGGTVENPTYEVVCSHKSGHAEVVEIVYDPERVSYEDLLTVFWNCHDPTQKDRQGPDIGAQYRSVIFFHTPEQEAAALASRDALEKSGRYSRAIATEIEPAAAFWRAEEYHQQYLEKRGLAECH
- a CDS encoding acyl-CoA dehydrogenase family protein, coding for MDFSISERMQKVIRGVRAFVDEELIPLEREYLTTGFGEIKALLREKRVKVKQLGLWLPQIDREYGGMGLSTLEHGLVSAELGRSPLGHYTFNCQAPDAGNMEILIKYGTEEQKERYLKPLLAGDIRSCFSMTEPDYPGSNPVWMGTTAIRDGDSWVVNGTKWFSTGADGSSFAIVMAITNPDAPRHFRASQILVPIDTPGVTIEENTPSMGTRGEDWASHSRIRYEDVRVPLDNLLGPEGAGFLIAQDRLGPGRIHHCMRWIGICERSFELMCRYALKRHVTPDHTLADQQIVRAWIAESRAEINAARLAVLHAAACIDQHGAKEARVEISLIKFHTAGVLMRVIDRAIQVHGGLGTTDYTPLALFFRNERAGRIYDGPDEVHKLHAAKHILAQFAEADV
- a CDS encoding Gfo/Idh/MocA family oxidoreductase, coding for MRRLIQVGPGGVGRVWTDAVAASSAWEIVACVDTNEANPRAAAARPAMPRACCFTRLTKALGAVEADALLLDVTPRQFRRQTCLQAFRRGLHVLCEKPPAPTVAAARALATQSVPETSGCGNLNNLAATRAMVRAAKESRCVAARELLA